Proteins encoded within one genomic window of Plasmodium cynomolgi strain B DNA, chromosome 11, whole genome shotgun sequence:
- a CDS encoding DnaJ domain containing protein (putative) yields the protein MELVTWEDQLDGGEVETVGGIGTRKGEASRSRSNSREGVEANENIPWNIASMNSENKKYLLRSYVEKIKRMSQHSVKPKYYDILGVSSNADGKTIRRSYLQLSKLFSVHKKLSLEHEECYHYIQKAYQMLTDKFEKFYYDVLNGYIHESTIETCRRQLEVEADVIYTNKMNEVKNVYWEKLKEEEEKNGLIIEKALFGNLTLKEEHINNCLNMDVITENDLEGPFLDLTTILQSRIENSSFLFNDEFSFAHFCDVPKPLIKIPCRKDVSYADILQSTEMYLYVKYKFLNTDHELIVVDRCRFTLPQSTHRAFGNRICGPFSPVNVIKMKHLTNSLVDTIFHFFSKNKFYITLFTTILLCAQS from the coding sequence ATGGAGCTGGTGACGTGGGAGGACCAATTGGATGGTGGCGAGGTGGAAACGGTTGGGGGGATAGGCACCAGAAAAGGAGAGGCCTCAAGGAGTCGAAGTAATAGCAGAGAAGGAGTCGAGGCAAACGAGAACATCCCCTGGAATATCGCCTCCATGAAcagcgaaaataaaaagtaccTGCTCAGGAGCTACGTGGAAAAAATCAAGCGAATGAGCCAGCACAGCGTGAAGCCAAAGTATTATGACATCCTCGGCGTCAGTAGCAACGCGGATGGAAAAACCATAAGGAGGAGTTACCTCCAACTGTCGAAGCTCTTCAGTGTCCACAAGAAGCTGTCCCTCGAACATGAAGAGTGTTATCATTACATCCAAAAGGCGTATCAAATGCTGACagataaatttgaaaaattctaCTACGATGTGTTAAATGGATATATCCATGAATCCACCATCGAGACATGTAGGAGACAGTTGGAGGTGGAAGCAGACGTCATATacacaaataaaatgaacgaagtaaaaaatgtgtattgGGAAAAACtcaaagaagaggaagaaaaaaacggattAATCATAGAGAAGGCTTTATTTGGAAATTTAACTTTAAAGGaagaacatataaataattgcCTTAACATGGATGTCATAACAGAGAATGATTTAGAAGGTCCCTTTCTTGACCTTACAACCATTTTGCAATCTCGAATTGAAAACAGCTCCTTTCTATTCAATGATGAATTTTCATTTGCCCATTTCTGTGATGTACCCAAACCCTTGATTAAAATTCCCTGTAGGAAGGACGTATCCTACGCGGACATTTTGCAAAGCACAGAAATGTACTTATATGTaaagtataaatttttaaataccgATCATGAGCTGATTGTAGTGGATAGATGCAGATTCACTCTCCCACAGAGTACCCATCGAGCTTTCGGAAATCGTATTTGTGGACCCTTTTCTCCAGTCAACGTGATTAAAATGAAGCACTTGACCAATTCGCTGGTTGATACCattttccacttcttctccaaaaataaattttacatCACCCTGTTCACCACTATTCTTCTCTGCGCCCAGTCG
- a CDS encoding hypothetical protein (putative): protein MLNLIPKRIVSKTLLFGKRPIQRIRVGKDKNVLELSLSDVNAIYDDVDENTHLHNKDYNPLKYHRYVKYKIAALNLIEAHKNEENKKTALTNITWYSKIRDYFFIHFCKNQMELKEKVVPKFFYPMEK, encoded by the exons atgtTAAATCTTATACCCAAAAGAATCGTTTCCAAAACTCTGCTTTTTGGAAAGAGGCCAATCCAGAGAATTCGCGttg GCAAAGATAAGAATGTCTTGGAGTTAAGCCTAAGTGACGTGAATGCAATTTACGACGATGTCGATGAAAACACGCATTTGCACAATAAGGACTACAACCCACTGAAGTATCACCGATATGTGAAGTACAAAATAGCAGCTCTAAATCTAATTGAGGCACACAAGaatgaggaaaacaaaaaaacagcatTGACCAACATTACATGGTACTCCAAAATTagggattatttttttatacactttTGTAAGAATCAAATGGAGTTAAAAGAGAAGGTGGTTCCGAAGTTTTTTTACCCAATGGAGAAGTAg
- a CDS encoding hypothetical protein (putative): protein MKFSALYTLCILCIPYLLATLANCSDEEVYEKVKSIVNEAYDCSLEDVEFIDKYNEKLYWIWTNNLFRYLRVKLYLYESEDIYKNVKGKKGNALGDDVADALRDDFFIYKEREEFIRNALNILSSEKSLAKTISIFETFQIQNIITRNDFHKGTQNLKLTIM, encoded by the exons atgaaattcaGCGCCCTGTACACACTGTGCATTCTGTGCATCCCGTACCTATTGGCCACTTTAGCCAACTGTTCGGATGAGGAGGTGTACGAAAAAGTGAAGTCCATTGTGAACGAAGCATACGACTGCTCGCTGGAAGACGTGGAGTTCATAGACAAGTATAACGAAAAATTGTACTGGATATGGACGAATAATCTTTTCAGGTATTTAAGAGTCAAGCTGTATTTGTACGAAAGTGAAgacatttacaaaaatgtgaaagggaaaaaaggcaacgCTTTGGGGGACGATGTGGCGGATGCGCTGCGGGATGACTTCTTTATCTACAAAGAGAGAGAGGAATTCATACGAAATGCCCTGAACATTCTGTCCAGTGAAAAATCCTTGGCAAAAACGATAAGT ATTTTCGAGACGTTTcaaattcaaaatattattacCAGAAACGATTTTCACAAAGGGACGCAGAATTTAAAGCTGACGATAATGTAG
- a CDS encoding hypothetical protein (putative) codes for MRKEPSFDLRFLSVLCTHFKGCIENYFFSNVGKTNREDEMDRFYQAVRSLGSTTDYGVFASCSENGSPRYGSNLFNLHDVSAFMFFLTKCKSACCPMYTFLSHVYVSVSFLGEIAYPFYAKLERHFLKFERGTKFCFSGGSRTGGTAPVEEHMEEIDEKIVEEDAREHPDEVAGAQNNLESISKGEIMQYISRLLQSESRFNRTTASPLHKKGDKESGVIRENVHSMAVIIHSSVKAKERNIFTYVLANYLLLKCTPFLNLIDICNMFELFILDRTTAAGADVYGAVFAKIRRLIMAEASTKTMAIFCISSARLRGELRGSFLDHILALYRIVLQKGRGLSVEYANNNRRNHKNLSFPFGRENTVIFSNVSNFLSSHKISSLFYLLYLRKFNDFLNALLVHKKRGHCCASLISKIDMHDLLKTFVSVFKMYEQNGPYDGRRREEISIHLDKSSEYLLQFLEDICFEKIISVEGYFSKDVPLAYAEADRLKRIKILNRSCYFFTLLLPMIKKLQMGNIINDRTGKLLTRVFTSFKSSIRRTYQDELFSVNCKSGQSSKSYVHIWNFFFMLNDARGE; via the coding sequence atgagaaaggaGCCTTCGTTTGATTTGCGCTTCCTTTCCGTTctttgcacacattttaaGGGGTGCATagagaattattttttttccaacgtgGGGAAAACAAACAGGGAGGATGAAATGGACCGTTTTTACCAAGCTGTACGTAGTTTAGGAAGCACCACTGATTATGGAGTTTTTGCGAGTTGCTCAGAAAATGGATCTCCTAGATATGGAAGCAACCTTTTCAACCTGCACGACGTGTCtgcttttatgttttttttgacgAAATGTAAATCGGCTTGTTGTCCAATGTATACATTCCTATCGCATGTGTACGTGTCGGTGAGCTTCCTGGGGGAAATAGCCTACCCTTTTTATGCGAAGCTAGAACGTCACTTTTTGAAGTTCGAAAGAGGTACGAAGTTTTGCTTTTCCGGGGGTAGTCGCACAGGGGGGACTGCTCCCGTGGAGGAGCACATGGAGGAGATCGACGAGAAGATAGTCGAGGAGGATGCGCGTGAACACCCCGACGAAGTGGCAGGCGCGCAGAATAACCTCGAATCAATATCAAAAGGCGAAATAATGCAATACATCTCACGTTTATTGCAGAGTGAGAGCCGTTTCAACCGTACTACTGCTTCACCCTTGCACAAGAAGGGGGATAAAGAGAGTGGGGTCATACGGGAGAACGTCCACAGCATGGCCGTTATCATCCATAGTAGTGTCAAAGCAAAGGAACGAAACATATTCACATACGTCTTAGCAAATTATCTTCTACTAAaatgtacaccttttttaaatttaatcgACATATGCAACATGTTcgaattattcattttggaCAGAACAACTGCTGCAGGGGCGGATGTGTATGGCGCCGTTTTTGCAAAGATCCGGCGGTTAATTATGGCTGAGGCGAGCACCAAAACGATGGCAATATTCTGCATAAGCAGCGCACGACTGAGGGGAGAGCTACGTGGATCGTTCTTGGATCACATCCTGGCGTTGTACCGAATCGTTTTGCAGAAGGGAAGGGGGTTATCTGTGGAATACGCCAACAACAATCGGAGAAATCACAAAAATTTGTCATTCCCCTTTGGAAGAGAAAACACGGTGATTTTTTCCAACGTGAGTAATTTTTTGTCCAGCCATAAAATCAGTTCTCTGTTTTATTTACTCTACTTGAGGAAATTTAACGACTTTTTAAATGCCTTgcttgttcataaaaaaaggggccatTGTTGTGCCTCCCTGATAAGCAAAATCGATATGCACGATTTGCTCAAAACATTTGTCAGCGTTTTTAAGatgtatgaacaaaatggtcCTTACGACGGAAGACGGAGGGAAGAAATTTCAATACATTTAGATAAGTCTTCTGAATATTTACTGCAATTTTTGGAGGATATTTgcttcgaaaaaataatttctgtAGAGGGGTATTTTTCGAAGGACGTGCCACTTGCGTATGCGGAGGCGGATCGTTTgaagagaataaaaattctgaataggtcatgttattttttcacattgtTACTCCCcatgattaaaaaattgcaaatggGGAATATCATTAATGACAGGACTGGGAAATTACTAACCCGAGTTTTCACGTCTTTTAAAAGCAGCATAAGGAGAACTTACCAAGACGAACTTTTTAGCGTCAACTGCAAGAGCGGCCAAAGCAGCAAAAgttatgtgcacatttggaactttttttttatgttgaaTGATGCGCGTGGCGAG
- a CDS encoding cleavage stimulation factor subunit 1-like protein (putative), with amino-acid sequence MKGFSVSSLFAPSKGGDPAGGSGQDGESNKAGENLQTGENLQTGEPLQSGEPRQSGEPCQTEGGGPPPAEQKKPKQIGDINKIAFYEAVLKQLRDDDLTDSFETLRKEINLEQSKTVKEENYLFKLYSKSLYKGGPEFEKDMEEEGGKKDDQRNDQIAKLKTYGIFIKNAQLRSNNETTVLNLDSLKKEKGGRIAYSYDITDRVELIHQHKVTCCATNNTRNVLCSGGADHVIKICKIYDNVKKRKIHIIDNKHMGKINCLKFHPVKNLLFSASDDCTIQIIDVSKILKKKKQQFRYRRNIRGKIINDLPTQNVVIQDKKPFVYLYVHPCGDFLYACNKNENIVKLFDLETLQCFTSYEKQNQHHSATINCISGTSDGNLYSSVSKDGHIKIWDGHESKLVHTQFNAHNGYSVESVTFSKSNYYLLTSGLDGQTKIWDIRNFQSPFTFGNGFLSCTFNKSIFMNDEHFIANVVQTNDHFTSKFYIYNAYFGNLECNVQNIHNDQISDIVNARDGLNVHTAGHDYVCKT; translated from the coding sequence ATGAAGGGGTTCAGCGTCAGCAGTTTGTTCGCGCCCAGTAAGGGGGGCGACCCAGCTGGGGGCAGCGGCCAAGATGGGGAAAGCAACAAAGCAGGGGAGAACCTGCAAACTGGGGAGAACCTGCAAACTGGGGAACCCCTCCAAAGTGGAGAACCCCGCCAAAGTGGGGAACCCTGCCAAACCGAGGGAGGTGGACCCCCCCCCGCGGAGCAGAAAAAACCCAAACAAATCGGAGACATCAACAAAATCGCATTTTACGAAGCGGTGCTAAAACAACTCAGGGACGACGACCTAACCGATTCGTTCGAAACCCTgaggaaggaaataaatttagaGCAAAGTAAAAcagtgaaggaggaaaattaCCTGTTCAAGCTATACTCGAAGAGCTTGTACAAAGGGGGGCCTGAATTCGAAAAGGacatggaggaagaaggtggaaaaaaagacgacCAACGGAATGACCAAATTGCAAAGTTGAAAACATACggtatattcataaaaaatgcacagcTACGTAGTAACAATGAGACTACTGTCCTAAATTTAgattcattaaaaaaggaaaagggaggaaggaTAGCATATTCCTATGACATCACCGACCGAGTAGAATTAATTCACCAACATAAAGTCACTTGCTGTGCGACGAACAACACAAGAAATGTGCTCTGCTCAGGTGGAGCAGATCACGtcattaaaatttgtaaaatatatgataatgtgaagaagagaaaaatacacATCATTGACAATAAACATATGGGAAAAATTAACTGCCTGAAATTCCACCCTGTAAAAAATCTGTTATTCTCAGCTAGCGATGATTGCACTATTCAAATTATCGATGTgagtaaaatattaaaaaaaaaaaagcaacaattTAGGTACCGAAGAAAtataaggggaaaaataataaatgatcTCCCTACTCAAAATGTAGTCATACAAGATAAAAAACCGTTCGTATATCTCTATGTCCATCCTTGTGgagattttttatatgcatgtaataaaaatgaaaatattgtaaaacTTTTCGATTTGGAGACCTTACAGTGTTTCACTTCatatgaaaaacaaaaccaaCATCATAGTGCCACCATAAATTGCATCAGTGGCACATCAGATGGAAATCTCTATTCCTCTGTGTCTAAAGATggtcatataaaaatatgggaTGGACATGAATCAAAATTGGTACACACACAATTTAATGCCCATAATGGTTATTCTGTAGAATCTGTTACTTTTAGTAAAAGTAATTACTACCTTCTTACTTCTGGACTTGATggacaaacaaaaatttggGATATTCGAAATTTTCAATCCCCTTTCACCTTCGGGAATGGATTCTTATCATGCACATTCAATAAAAGTATCTTCATGAATGACGAACATTTTATCGCCAATGTGGTTCAAACTAATGATCACTTCACTTCaaagttttatatttacaatgCCTACTTTGGAAATCTTGAATGTAATGTACAGAATATACATAATGACCAAATTTCTGACATCGTTAACGCTAGGGATGGGTTGAATGTACACACGGCAGGACATGACTATGTTTGTAAGACG
- a CDS encoding hypothetical protein (putative), with protein MKKNKEKNQLYHFKKYLAESNVFFVFVHLFVKLIRNRDKVENPYDYVMKYFGRRRHISEDDAPRRNLIKENKKYRTENEQLVGKINELLVQLEDLRKRDSCDFIANWFFKNGDEQRGSSDLFGKEFMESDNNGENDPSANNTRNNPNGLHAHGDYSEPPHFVFTRDTFYLFLTFLDDSTRTQLREALTGGPTHAGRSALCEGLHKGLSLFVNEYLSLEQLGEKGAHKSNR; from the coding sequence atgaaaaaaaataaagagaaaaatcaGTTATACCACTTCAAAAAATACTTAGCAGAAAGTAACGTCTTTTTTGTATTCGTCCACTTGTTTGTGAAGCTGATACGGAACAGGGACAAAGTGGAAAACCCCTACGACTACGTCATGAAGTACTTCGGACGGAGAAGGCACATTTCGGAAGATGACGCTCCAAGGAGAAATTTAatcaaagaaaataaaaaatatagaacaGAAAATGAGCAGCTGGTTGGGAAAATAAACGAGCTGCTTGTCCAGCTGGAAGACCTGCGCAAGAGAGACTCCTGCGATTTTATTGCAAACTGGTTTTTCAAAAACGGCGATGAGCAGCGTGGCTCGTCTGATCTGTTTGGGAAGGAGTTTATGGAGAGTGATAATAATGGGGAAAATGACCCAAGTGCAAACAACACCCGGAATAACCCGAACGGGCTGCATGCCCACGGAGACTATAGCGAACCCCCCCACTTTGTATTCACTCGAGACACATTTTACCTCTTTCTGACTTTCCTGGACGATTCCACCAGAACGCAACTTCGTGAGGCACTGACGGGGGGGCCCACCCATGCGGGGAGATCTGCCCTGTGCGAGGGACTACACAAGGGATTGTCTCTGTTTGTAAATGAATACTTATCCTTGGAGCAGCTGGGCGAGAAGGGGGCTCACAAATCGAACAGA
- a CDS encoding hypothetical protein (putative) encodes MQPLLLLLVAPTIGNCKTGRGLKAEGDNRRHRSGSASRRSSRRSHSSHSTRNSRSTRNIFRIALLHLYVVVLSLILLSQNAGYVQAYRVTRGGDQLGLFPNAGVKVHKRLSPRRYAKGGTGTIGSASARGEKAKLPSEEHLPTTKSSSNSYFNSLCCSSVLNKSVDDNVNFEDGLVSFFTMNPNPNIGFLVGRVKRRGATDVQRSDAAEGSGAAEGSGVAEETDAAEETDAAEETDATKESNKAETPHQKRTKKIRLKLKRGYMNEVYDREKKRLNEVLLSFKDRSIFKASKKKIKENILLLNGQTVNIEVIKQYLFHKLRLEYYESIRDQKKILTLDLWSKEINVSVENLKKLIVYIYKMKTLVQKDDEELLIKTYFYNKTNMFSLFRNGAAGGGDVVAPYDFSVPDVASPRDIFTDYFDNNEVVLYNDCENLINSEVQKFIECIKDIVFFENSIYMLEKLENRPPLLEEVTFAYNYDKEIFIHKLEVKIKLSQKLLIYFIPLINNIIRKAESNFSSNLSEDDFLLVSLDAVKNGFRRYDVEKLGIKNLTKYVYIWAKNSTYNYYQKHKSFVSVSPHTYKDYNKIKKFEESFEEKHERKPSIKEIGDGLDMTMERVQKALSSAVNVIDAEKPIVYQNNNNSAHPEKNTYTDLIVNADDIHSMNEIVYNDLVIKGLRKFICKSLKKKINKLIIFMKFGLFLRKKIFTDDEICHTLHITKNKLQKLFQLSINEIKKYIKKIKKNKSEADPNLDFSSYINFSQYDFLGNEFSQILI; translated from the exons ATGCAGCCACTCTTACTCCTGCTAGTCGCACCGACCATTGGTAACTGCAAGACCGGCAGGGGGCTCAAGGCAGAGGGGGACAACCGCCGCCACAGAAGCGGAAGCGCCAGTCGCCGCAGCAGCCGCAGAAGCCACAGCAGCCACAGCACCCGCAACAGCCGAAGCACCCGCAACATTTTCCGCATCGCCCTGCTGCACCTCTACGTGGTGGTGCTCTCCCTAATTTTGTTGAGCCAAAATGCCGGCTACGTTCAGGCGTACCGGGTGACCCGTGGCGGAGACCAGTTAGGCCTTTTTCCCAATGCGGGGGTGAAGGTACACAAAAGGCTCTCCCCCAGGCGCTATGCCAAAGGGGGGACCGGCACAATTGGTAGTGCCAGTGCAAGGGGTGAAAAGGCGAAGCTCCCAAGTGAAGAACACCTCCCCACAACCAAAAGCTCATCGAACAGTTACTTCAACTCCCTCTGCTGTAGCAGTGTGCTAAACAAGAGTGTAGATGATAATGTAAATTTTGAGGATGGGCTGGTGAGTTTCTTCACTATGAACCCTAATCCGAACATTGGTTTTTTGGTTGGCAgggtgaagcggcggggTGCAACGGATGTGCAGCGCAGTGACGCAGCAGAAGGGTCAGGCGCTGCAGAAGGGTCAGGCGTTGCAGAAGAGACAGACGCTGCAGAAGAGACAGACGCTGCAGAAGAGACAGACGCTACAAAAGAGTCAAACAAAGCGGAGACCCCGCaccaaaaaaggacaaaaaaaattcgcctCAAACTCAAAAGAGGATACATGAACGAAGTGTAcgacagagaaaaaaaaaggctaaatGAAGTGCTGCTTTCTTTCAAGGACAGGAGCATATTCAAAgcgtccaaaaaaaaaatcaaagaaaATATACTTCTCCTAAACGGACAAACTGTGAATATAGAGGTGATAAAACAGTACTTGTTTCATAAGTTAAGGTTAGAGTATTATGAGAGCATAAGGGACCAGAAAAAAATCCTAACGTTGGATCTATGGTCTAAGGAAATTAATGTGTCCGTTGAGAATCTGAAGAAGCtcattgtttatatttacaaaatgaagacgCTGGTGCAGAAGGACGATGAAGAATTGCTCATTAAGACGTACTTTTACAATAAGACAAATATGTTCAGTTTGTTCAGGAACGGTGCTGCAGGAGGTGGGGATGTGGTGGCCCCCTATGACTTTTCCGTGCCGGACGTGGCCTCTCCG cGGGACATCTTCACCGACTACTTCGACAACAACGAAGTGGTCCTCTACAACGACTGCGAAAATTTGATAAACTCAGAAGTGCAGAAATTCATCGAGTGCATCAAAGACATCgtcttttttgaaaattccATTTACATGTTGGAAAAGTTGGAAAACAGACCCCCCCTTCTGGAGGAAGTAACCTTTGCTTACAACTACGACAAAGAAATTTTCATACACAAATTAGAAGTTAAAATAAAGTTGTCCCAAAAATTGCTAATATATTTCATCCCACTGATTAATAACATTATACGGAAAGCTGAATCCAATTTTAGTAGCAACTTAAGTGAAGATGACTTTTTGCTAGTCAGCTTAGATGCAGTGAAAAATGGGTTCAGAAGATATGATGTAGAAAAATTAGGAATAAAGAATCTGACAAAGTATGTCTACATCTGGGCAAAAAACAGCACCTACAATTACTATCAGAAGCACAAGTCCTTCGTTTCCGTGTCGCCACATACGTACAAAGATTAtaataagataaaaaaatttgaagaaagttttgaagaaaaacatgAAAGAAAACCGAGCATCAAAGAAATCGGAGACGGGTTGGATATGACCATGGAACGGGTTCAGAAAGCTCTCTCCTCAGCTGTCAACGTCATAGATGCTGAAAAGCCAATTGTGTaccaaaataataataattcagCCCAcccagaaaaaaacacatacacAGATTTAATTGTCAATGCGGATGATATCCATAGCATGAACGAAATTGTATACAACGATCTTGTGATAAAGGGATTACGAAAGTTTATTTGCAAGtcgctaaaaaaaaaaatcaacaagctaattatttttatgaagttTGGTCTTTTCTTAAGGAAGAAGATTTTTACTGATGACGAAATTTGCCACACTCTCCATAttacgaaaaataaattacaaaaacttTTTCAGCTCTCCATAAATGAgatcaaaaaatatattaagaaGATTAAGAAGAATAAGTCCGAGGCCGATCCCAACTTGGACTTTTCGTCGTACATCAACTTTTCTCAGTACGACTTCTTGGGGAACGAGTTTTCCCAAATTTTGATATAG
- a CDS encoding merozoite surface protein 10 putative yields MKCAKWNKSLTFTIFLLLYVNNAVNANRNELKGTDGVDVPNQKDITNDYNIFERISSEGQSASSKRASGKRASVKSASSNDDSHISQSDAQHAEEGSDAKQGNTFLDEKNSVKNVETYFIQEGQDKANHTELHMEKEGKAVGHVQKNANLRSTSYVSSQGAVNQAYNFAQENPPPLGKNGAYIEQVTRAQDDVNTTGNDGGSRSGEEGPTDGGDGKDGVSSGKPGETISSTPESTSGESSKENQEKRDKEKETEDKSNLEDSKSNEKTDQENGKTTAEKPNSHKKIKNTLLKEGRELKETTSMIDNAVYNMEQFILKTKFYTTAIRNFVHFKVNHICEYSKCGSNARCYIVEKDKEECRCMANYMPDESVDYFKCIPKTEKDCSKDNGNCDVNAECSIDKNKNIKCQCKYSYIGDGIFCVIGSQEKQSLCLLLVLLICVLHKFLF; encoded by the exons ATGAAATGCGCAAAGTGGAACAAATCACTCACGTTCAcaattttcctccttttataTGTGAACAATGCGGTTAACGCGAATAGGAATGAACTGAAAGGAACGGATGGGGTGGATGTTCCCAACCAGAAGGACATCACCAACGATTACAACATCTTTGAGCGTATTTCAAGTGAAGGACAAAGCGCAAGTAGCAAAAGGGCAAGTGGCAAAAGGGCAAGTGTCAAAAGCGCAAGTAGCAACGATGATAGCCATATCTCCCAGAGTGACGCACAACacgcagaagaaggaagTGATGCAAAGCAAGGCAATACTTTCctcgatgaaaaaaatagtgtaaaaaatgtagaaactTATTTCATACAGGAAGGACAAGATAAAGCGAACCATACTGAACTGCACATggagaaggaggggaaagcAGTGGGCCATGTACAAAAGAATGCCAACTTGAGAAGCACGTCCTACGTCTCCTCACAGGGTGCAGTAAACCAGGCGTATAACTTCGCTCAGGAGaatcccccccccttgggcAAAAATGGTGCGTATATTGAACAGGTGACGAGGGCTCAGGATGATGTGAATACGACCGGAAATGATGGGGGAAGTAGGAGCGGTGAAGAAGGGCCCACAGACGGGGGAGATGGAAAAGATGGCGTGTCAAGTGGCAAGCCTGGAGAAACAATTAGCAGCACTCCTGAGAGCACCTCTGGAGAATCTTCAAAAGAGAACCAAGAGAAGAGAgacaaagaaaaggagacgGAAGATAAGAGTAACCTCGAAGATAGTAAAAGCAACGAAAAGACAGACCAAGAGAATGGCAAGACCACAGCAGAGAAACCGAATAGCCACA agaaaataaaaaatacgctGCTCAAGGAGGGGAGAGAATTGAAGGAGACGACGAGCATGATCGATAACGCAGTGTACAACATGGAGCagttcattttaaaaacgaaGTTCTACACTACGGCAATCCGAAACTTCGTGCACTTCAAAGTTAACCACATTTGTGAATACTCCAAGTGTGGGTCCAACGCTCGCTGCTACATTGTGGAGAAGGATAAGGAGGAGTGCAGATGTATGGCTAACTACATGCCTGATGAAAGTGTGGATTATTTTAAGTGCATACCGAAGACGGAAAAGGATTGCTCGAAGGACAACGGGAATTGTGACGTGAATGCAGAGTGCTCCAttgataaaaacaaaaatataaaatgccAATGTAAGTATAGTTATATTGGGGATGGTATTTTCTGCGTCATTGGTTCTCAGGAGAAGCAGTCGTTGTGCCTTCTGCTCGTGCTGCTAATTTGCGTTCTCCATAAGTTTCTTTTTTAG